One genomic region from Coprothermobacter sp. encodes:
- a CDS encoding competence protein — protein sequence MSEDADDDLLGVAGALLNALALRGWCLGTAESLTGGMVGATITAVPGASVSYMGGVISYTDREKTALLGVPTKLLEQRGAVSAEVAEAMAQGCREKLNVQVGLATTGVAGPASDDRGTPVGTVFVACATARACTVERLLLDGDRRHIRVELTRAALRLAIRLLEIAPPEVEEAT from the coding sequence ATGAGCGAAGACGCGGATGACGACCTCCTGGGGGTTGCCGGAGCACTATTGAACGCCTTGGCCCTGCGGGGCTGGTGCCTGGGAACGGCTGAGTCGCTCACTGGGGGGATGGTCGGAGCAACCATCACTGCTGTGCCGGGAGCGTCAGTATCATATATGGGCGGCGTGATCAGCTACACGGACCGTGAGAAGACGGCGCTGTTGGGGGTGCCGACCAAATTGCTGGAGCAGCGTGGCGCTGTGAGCGCCGAGGTGGCGGAAGCTATGGCTCAGGGCTGCAGGGAGAAGCTGAACGTGCAGGTAGGGCTCGCGACGACCGGCGTAGCCGGACCAGCATCGGACGACAGAGGGACGCCTGTCGGAACCGTGTTCGTGGCTTGCGCGACGGCACGGGCGTGCACAGTGGAGCGACTATTGCTCGACGGGGACCGACGCCACATTCGTGTCGAATTGACACGTGCGGCTCTTCGGCTGGCCATCCGGCTCCTGGAAATAGCCCCGCCAGAGGTGGAGGAGGCGACATGA
- the amrS gene encoding AmmeMemoRadiSam system radical SAM enzyme, with amino-acid sequence MRPVSLSRVEVGGAVKCLACAHGCIVAEGRTGLCGVRRTVKGGLQSLVYGLPASVALDPIEKKPLYHFLPGSTALSLGTFGCNFTCAFCQNYELSQARDADDALLRLPFLDPEAVVQLALRQGASSIACTYNEPAVWAEYALDIATVARQADLRTVFVSNGFYSHELLHEALPLIDAYNIDLKSFSDDFYRRVCGGRLQPVLDAIRAIHDAGSWEEITSLIIPGLNDSENELRAMAHFVASIDPAMPWHVSRFFPMYHMLDTPITPAASIERAVQVGQEEGLLHVYSGNLPGHDGAGDTVCPQCGATVIERQGYTVTARTGLTCPTCGTRVKGVER; translated from the coding sequence ATGAGACCGGTGAGCCTCAGTCGCGTGGAGGTGGGCGGGGCCGTCAAGTGTCTTGCCTGTGCTCATGGGTGTATCGTCGCTGAAGGGAGAACGGGACTGTGCGGTGTCCGGCGCACGGTGAAGGGGGGACTGCAATCTCTGGTCTATGGTCTCCCTGCATCGGTTGCCCTCGATCCCATTGAGAAGAAGCCGCTGTATCACTTCCTTCCCGGCTCGACCGCGCTCTCACTGGGCACATTCGGGTGCAATTTCACCTGCGCCTTCTGCCAGAACTACGAGCTCTCGCAGGCGCGAGATGCAGATGACGCGCTGTTGCGCCTGCCGTTCCTGGACCCGGAAGCTGTCGTTCAACTGGCGCTGCGGCAGGGAGCCTCATCGATTGCCTGTACCTACAATGAGCCCGCCGTGTGGGCGGAGTATGCCCTGGACATCGCCACAGTGGCAAGGCAGGCCGACTTGCGCACAGTGTTCGTGTCCAATGGCTTTTACTCTCATGAGCTTCTGCATGAAGCACTGCCCCTGATCGATGCCTACAATATCGACCTGAAGTCGTTTTCCGATGACTTCTACCGGCGCGTGTGCGGCGGGCGTCTCCAGCCTGTGCTCGATGCCATACGGGCGATCCATGATGCAGGATCGTGGGAGGAGATCACGTCGCTGATCATCCCTGGTCTCAACGACAGCGAGAACGAACTGAGGGCCATGGCGCACTTTGTTGCGTCCATCGACCCCGCGATGCCGTGGCACGTCTCGCGGTTCTTCCCGATGTACCACATGCTGGATACGCCGATCACGCCGGCTGCTTCGATCGAGAGGGCGGTGCAGGTCGGACAGGAGGAAGGACTGCTCCATGTCTATTCGGGGAACCTTCCAGGTCACGATGGAGCTGGTGACACGGTGTGTCCACAATGTGGGGCGACAGTGATAGAACGTCAGGGCTACACGGTGACAGCCAGGACAGGACTGACCTGTCCAACGTGCGGGACGCGCGTCAAGGGAGTGGAGCGATGA